From Microthrixaceae bacterium, a single genomic window includes:
- a CDS encoding sigma-70 family RNA polymerase sigma factor, producing the protein MDGLRSDFEEVFLADYARVVRVVAPIVGSVEDAEAVAQEAFLKAFTRWRRIGGYDQPGAWVRRVAIRDAVRLAERNRRPVPEPSPGADPADTAAKNVDLVRLLQDLPARQRACVVLYHLASWSTAEVAESLGCSAATVRVHLHRAKSTLAAALGEREEVTDER; encoded by the coding sequence GTGGATGGACTGCGATCGGACTTCGAGGAGGTGTTCCTTGCCGACTACGCGCGCGTGGTCCGGGTCGTGGCGCCGATCGTCGGGTCGGTCGAGGACGCAGAAGCCGTTGCCCAGGAGGCGTTCCTCAAGGCGTTCACCCGTTGGCGCCGCATCGGTGGATACGACCAACCGGGAGCCTGGGTACGAAGGGTTGCCATTCGTGACGCGGTACGCCTCGCTGAGCGCAACCGTCGCCCGGTTCCCGAACCATCGCCGGGTGCCGATCCTGCGGACACCGCAGCCAAGAACGTCGATCTGGTCCGGCTGCTGCAGGACCTGCCGGCCAGGCAGCGCGCCTGCGTCGTGCTGTACCACCTGGCCAGTTGGTCAACCGCTGAGGTGGCGGAGTCGCTCGGGTGTAGCGCAGCGACCGTGCGGGTCCACCTCCACCGTGCCAAGTCCACGCTTGCTGCAGCGCTCGGTGAGCGCGAGGAGGTGACCGATGAGCGTTGA
- a CDS encoding GNAT family N-acetyltransferase, with protein MNDVPRTTFQRRALALVEDSDDLVAVVAWQDIVRVDLEGIWLEVLAVAIDYQHSGVGRQIFDLTLDHLGTVDRSGDRIAGLVHVENVRSQRLLTTVGWSAVTTIGDHDLWVGSF; from the coding sequence ATGAACGACGTTCCCAGAACCACCTTCCAACGGCGCGCGCTGGCGCTCGTGGAGGACAGTGACGATCTCGTCGCCGTGGTCGCATGGCAGGACATCGTTCGCGTGGACCTCGAAGGGATCTGGCTCGAGGTCCTCGCTGTAGCCATCGACTATCAGCACTCCGGCGTAGGTCGGCAGATCTTCGACCTCACGCTGGATCACCTGGGCACGGTGGACCGAAGCGGCGACCGCATCGCCGGGTTGGTTCACGTCGAGAACGTCCGCAGCCAACGGCTCCTCACGACCGTCGGCTGGAGCGCGGTCACGACCATCGGCGATCACGACCTGTGGGTCGGCTCCTTCTGA
- a CDS encoding type IV toxin-antitoxin system AbiEi family antitoxin translates to MERGPAGDAAAVVREEGAGRAVLVVDGVDELSEVDGEALREEGGAGLAVLRGLERGRSGGGLLDGSADVDDAVRFELEVAGLEAGEFAPAESGSVDEGHDDRPPFVALVGHGGEQVGALLVGGEGGAGDEGRRLVASRLAMRDGDTAAGVRGVGQLLELMKSKGSRNHLTAEGRMGEPVLRMQTLTWHELPDYLLSRGTTSFTTEEAADLVGGSRPAAHQGLQRLIRKGEVFSPAQGFYVPIPLEYWVWGGSIPAAEFIDQMMRHLDRRYYVGLLSAAEIHGAAHQRPQVFQVMVDKMLRNRDHGRARLRFFVNRRIDDIPTVTSRTRTGDILVSTPEATALDLVTRPLDSAGLDNVATILVELVEDQMLDPIELAKVAEHFPVATVHRLGWLLDTFTEDFDSGPLAALVGSGSVTALDSQAGRRGTIDQRWRLIVNREIEPDV, encoded by the coding sequence TTGGAACGAGGACCGGCGGGCGATGCCGCCGCGGTGGTTCGGGAGGAGGGGGCCGGTCGGGCCGTGCTCGTTGTGGACGGCGTCGACGAGTTGAGCGAGGTCGACGGCGAGGCTCTTCGGGAAGAAGGTGGTGCGGGTCTTGCCGTTCTTCGCGGTCTTGAGCGTGGGCGGTCCGGCGGAGGTCTGCTCGACGGCTCGGCGGACGTGGACGATGCGGTTCGGTTCGAACTAGAGGTCGCCGGCTTGGAGGCCGGTGAGTTCGCCCCAGCGGAGTCCGGATCGGTGGATGAGGGCCATGACGATCGCCCACCGTTCGTTGCCCTGGTCGGCCATGGCGGTGAACAGGTCGGCGCACTGCTGGTCGGTGGGGAGGGTGGAGCGGGGGATGAAGGCCGCAGGCTCGTAGCGTCGAGACTCGCGATGCGGGACGGGGACACCGCGGCTGGGGTGCGAGGTGTCGGTCAGTTGCTAGAACTGATGAAAAGCAAGGGATCCCGCAATCATTTGACAGCGGAAGGCCGAATGGGGGAGCCTGTTTTGCGCATGCAGACGCTGACCTGGCACGAACTGCCTGACTACCTGCTCTCTCGTGGGACGACGTCGTTCACCACCGAGGAGGCCGCGGATCTCGTCGGTGGCTCGCGCCCTGCGGCGCACCAGGGGCTACAGCGGCTGATTCGAAAGGGCGAGGTGTTCTCGCCGGCCCAGGGGTTCTACGTACCGATTCCGCTTGAGTATTGGGTGTGGGGTGGGTCGATCCCGGCCGCCGAGTTCATTGACCAGATGATGCGCCACCTCGACCGCCGCTATTACGTCGGCCTGTTGTCGGCGGCTGAGATCCATGGTGCTGCCCACCAGCGGCCTCAGGTGTTCCAGGTGATGGTCGACAAGATGCTCCGCAATCGTGATCACGGGAGGGCGCGTCTCCGCTTCTTCGTGAACCGACGAATCGACGACATCCCCACGGTGACGAGTCGCACCCGCACCGGCGACATCCTTGTTTCCACGCCCGAGGCCACCGCCCTCGACTTGGTCACTCGACCGCTCGATTCTGCGGGCCTCGACAACGTCGCCACCATCCTCGTCGAACTGGTCGAGGACCAGATGCTCGACCCCATCGAACTGGCGAAGGTCGCCGAGCACTTTCCCGTGGCGACCGTGCATCGGCTGGGTTGGCTGCTCGACACCTTCACCGAGGACTTCGACTCGGGGCCCCTCGCGGCGTTGGTGGGCTCAGGGTCGGTCACGGCGCTCGATTCGCAGGCTGGTCGACGGGGCACCATCGATCAGCGGTGGCGCCTCATCGTGAACCGAGAGATCGAGCCGGACGTGTGA
- a CDS encoding GNAT family N-acetyltransferase, which yields MPLQGALRARGRGSFPRVHPRRTPARALLRGFGAACGDFGVVALDGEVPVGACWVRVFPRDAPGYGWVDDDVPELTVAVTDPARGRGLGTTLIEMVLDHAAARGVLRVSLSVDPRSPAVRLYERLGFEPVGRSGTSITMERATSGC from the coding sequence ATGCCTCTACAAGGCGCTCTACGTGCACGAGGGCGAGGATCCTTTCCCCGAGTCCATCCTCGACGAACCCCAGCTCGGGCACTACTTCGAGGGTTCGGAGCCGCCTGTGGAGACTTTGGTGTTGTAGCTCTCGACGGTGAGGTCCCGGTCGGCGCTTGCTGGGTACGGGTCTTTCCCCGCGACGCTCCTGGCTACGGCTGGGTCGACGACGACGTGCCTGAGCTGACAGTCGCAGTGACGGATCCAGCGAGAGGGAGGGGCTTGGGGACGACCCTGATCGAGATGGTGCTGGACCACGCAGCTGCACGAGGGGTCCTGCGCGTCAGTCTCAGTGTCGACCCAAGATCACCGGCTGTCCGGCTCTATGAGCGGCTCGGGTTCGAGCCGGTCGGCCGATCGGGAACGTCGATCACGATGGAGCGAGCGACCAGTGGTTGTTGA
- a CDS encoding DUF86 domain-containing protein, whose product MRPDDTIRLLHLREAATTALRFTEGRTRSDLDDDEMLRLALTKLIEIVGEAAKQVSIEGKAEYPAVPWSAASRMRDRLVHHYFDIDIDVLWATISHDLPAVLAALDEPRP is encoded by the coding sequence ATGCGGCCTGACGACACCATCCGGCTGCTCCACCTTCGCGAGGCTGCCACCACTGCGCTCCGTTTCACCGAGGGCCGTACCAGATCCGACCTCGACGACGACGAGATGCTTCGGCTCGCCTTGACCAAGCTCATCGAGATCGTGGGAGAAGCCGCCAAGCAGGTGAGCATCGAAGGCAAGGCGGAGTACCCCGCTGTGCCATGGTCCGCCGCCTCCCGGATGCGCGATCGGCTCGTCCACCACTACTTCGACATCGACATCGATGTCTTGTGGGCCACGATCAGCCACGACCTTCCCGCAGTCCTCGCCGCCTTGGACGAACCACGCCCCTGA
- a CDS encoding nucleotidyltransferase domain-containing protein — MELRPGVAIDDEVLADFAARHGIQRLSAFGSVLRTDFNAKSDVDLLVEFEPNRTPGLFGIAAMELELGAALGREVELRTYGDLSRHFRDQVRETAVDLYAA, encoded by the coding sequence ATGGAACTCCGGCCGGGCGTGGCCATCGACGATGAGGTGTTGGCCGACTTCGCCGCTCGTCACGGCATCCAACGCCTCTCCGCCTTCGGATCGGTTTTGCGCACCGACTTCAACGCCAAGAGCGACGTAGACCTCCTGGTCGAGTTCGAACCCAACCGGACGCCCGGCCTGTTTGGCATAGCCGCGATGGAGCTGGAGCTGGGTGCCGCGCTCGGCAGGGAGGTCGAGCTCCGCACCTACGGGGACCTGAGTCGTCACTTCCGCGACCAGGTGCGCGAGACGGCCGTCGATCTCTATGCGGCCTGA
- a CDS encoding DUF433 domain-containing protein: MAFERITTDPARMGGVPCIRDLRFPVATVVAMVADGMTVEEILAEHPDLEAEDVTESLRYAAVA, from the coding sequence ATGGCGTTCGAGCGCATCACGACCGACCCGGCCCGCATGGGCGGTGTTCCCTGCATCCGCGACCTCCGCTTCCCGGTCGCGACCGTGGTCGCCATGGTCGCCGACGGAATGACCGTCGAGGAGATCCTCGCCGAGCACCCTGACCTCGAGGCCGAAGACGTGACCGAGAGCCTCCGCTACGCCGCCGTCGCTTGA
- a CDS encoding polysaccharide deacetylase family protein produces the protein MAVEPNAVFGVDTDEKVVAISFDDGPDARYTTDVLDVLALHRSHGTFFQVGLNALAHPELVMAVQSGGHSIGNHTRSHRALDLLAAEEAFEEILRGAADLRAAGAPVPSLVRPPYGMTDEVVGAFITAQDYQSVFWTTSVERHLRDQSPDRAVARMVAGAMPGDVLLAHDGSGAVDLPESKRSDRSRTIAALPALLQGLTERGFRVVDIPRLFECGPPRRVDAGEA, from the coding sequence ATGGCAGTAGAACCGAACGCCGTGTTCGGGGTGGACACCGACGAGAAGGTGGTGGCAATCAGCTTCGATGATGGTCCAGACGCTCGGTACACCACCGATGTCTTGGACGTGTTGGCCCTACACCGCAGCCACGGCACCTTCTTTCAGGTTGGGTTGAACGCTTTGGCCCACCCCGAGCTCGTCATGGCGGTGCAAAGCGGTGGCCACTCGATCGGCAACCACACACGGAGTCATCGGGCGCTCGACCTGTTGGCCGCCGAGGAAGCCTTCGAGGAGATCCTGCGGGGCGCGGCTGACCTGCGTGCCGCGGGGGCACCGGTGCCGTCGCTGGTCAGACCGCCCTATGGGATGACCGACGAGGTCGTGGGCGCGTTCATCACCGCTCAGGACTACCAAAGCGTGTTCTGGACGACCTCGGTGGAGCGACACTTGAGAGATCAGAGCCCGGACCGCGCCGTCGCTCGGATGGTGGCGGGCGCCATGCCGGGCGATGTCCTGTTGGCCCACGACGGCAGCGGAGCCGTCGATCTTCCCGAGAGCAAGCGCAGCGACCGATCCAGGACCATCGCGGCTTTGCCTGCTCTACTTCAAGGCCTAACCGAGCGCGGGTTTCGTGTCGTCGACATCCCTCGACTGTTCGAATGCGGTCCACCTCGTCGTGTCGATGCAGGCGAGGCATGA